A window of Callospermophilus lateralis isolate mCalLat2 chromosome 17, mCalLat2.hap1, whole genome shotgun sequence contains these coding sequences:
- the Dynap gene encoding dynactin-associated protein, with product MDRKQGKYVVNVELSGNQPPSTCPDDQQAHSSTSLCPPSNDVPADVSSSLSGVWVSPGVTAHSQCPHPEFSTIQVKGNSGRDWSLWKVFLACLLACAITTAIGVLVICLVNNRGSNSSVVIQLPTNNGGVVDRESGTASTTSQPTVTTTSTEPSTITTSTESTTTTSSSTQPLTTAPLTTASTRTRYITTATESMGTVAPP from the exons ATGGACAGAAAACAAGGAAAATATGTAGTGAATGTTGAACTCTCTGGAAATCAGCCG CCAAGCACGTGTCCAGATGACCAGCAGGCTCATAGTTCCACATCCTTGTGTCCACCTTCCAATGACGTACCCGCTGATGTCTCCTCCAGCTTATCTGGGGTGTGGGTGAGCCCAGGAGTCACTGCTCATTCACAATGCCCACACCCAGAATTTTCCACTATACAG GTGAAAGGAAATAGCGGCAGGGACTGGTCTCTGTGGAAAGTTTTCCTGGCCTGCCTCTTAGCCTGTGCGATAACAACAGCAATTGGAGTCCTCGTCATATGCCTGGTGAATAATCGAGGAAGCAATTCCTCCGTTGTTATCCAGCTACCCACAAACAATGGAGGGGTGGTAGATAGGGAATCTGGAACAGCCTCTACTACTTCCCAACCTACAGTGACCACCACTTCAACTGAACCTTCAACTATCACCACTTCAACAGAATCTACAACCACAACCAGTTCTTCAACTCAGCCTTTAACCACAGCACCCCTCACCACAGCTTCAACTAGAACCAGATATATCACCACTGCCACAGAATCCATGGGTACGGTGGCTCCTCCATAG